A window of the Streptomyces griseochromogenes genome harbors these coding sequences:
- a CDS encoding NAD-dependent epimerase/dehydratase family protein, translating into MRVLVTGGAGFIGSHVVDALRARGHEPVVYDVRDAPGADVRNPSAVAAALAGVDAVCHQAAMVGLGNGVADAAEYVSRNDLGTAVLLAAMAEAGVRRLVLAGSMVVYGEGRYECPAHGVVRPGPRAVTDLNAGRFEPGCPACGAPLSPGLVDEDAPTDPRNVYATTKLAQEHLSAAWARSTDGTAISLRYHNVYGPRMPRDTPYAGVASFFRSALERGEAPRVFEDGRQRRDFVHVRDVAAANVTALEAEPRPGTLTAYNTGSGTPHTVGDLARALSAAYGGPEPLITGEYRLGDVRHITADSSRLRRELGWKTEVEFEEGMEEFARTR; encoded by the coding sequence ATGCGTGTACTGGTCACCGGCGGTGCCGGATTCATCGGGTCCCATGTCGTGGACGCCCTGCGGGCGCGCGGCCACGAGCCGGTCGTGTACGACGTCCGGGACGCCCCCGGCGCCGACGTGCGCAACCCCTCGGCCGTCGCCGCCGCCCTGGCCGGCGTGGACGCGGTCTGTCACCAGGCGGCCATGGTGGGCCTCGGCAACGGCGTCGCGGACGCGGCCGAGTACGTCTCCCGCAACGACCTGGGCACCGCCGTCCTGCTCGCCGCGATGGCCGAGGCGGGTGTACGGCGCCTGGTGCTGGCCGGGTCGATGGTGGTCTACGGGGAGGGCCGCTACGAGTGCCCCGCCCACGGCGTCGTACGCCCCGGCCCGCGCGCGGTGACGGACCTGAACGCGGGCCGCTTCGAGCCGGGTTGTCCCGCGTGCGGCGCACCGCTGTCCCCCGGCCTGGTCGACGAGGACGCCCCGACCGATCCGCGCAACGTCTACGCCACCACCAAGCTCGCCCAGGAGCACCTGTCGGCAGCCTGGGCCCGCTCGACGGACGGTACGGCGATCTCCCTGCGCTACCACAACGTGTACGGCCCCCGGATGCCCCGCGACACCCCGTACGCCGGAGTCGCCTCCTTCTTCCGCTCGGCCCTGGAACGCGGCGAGGCCCCGCGCGTGTTCGAGGACGGCCGCCAGCGCCGCGACTTCGTCCACGTACGCGACGTGGCCGCCGCCAACGTCACCGCGCTGGAGGCCGAGCCGCGTCCCGGCACCCTCACCGCGTACAACACCGGCAGCGGCACCCCCCACACGGTCGGCGACCTGGCCCGCGCCCTGTCCGCCGCGTACGGCGGCCCCGAACCGCTCATCACCGGCGAGTACCGCCTCGGCGACGTACGGCACATCACGGCGGACTCGTCGCGGCTGCGGAGGGAGCTGGGGTGGAAGACGGAGGTGGAATTCGAGGAGGGGATGGAGGAGTTCGCGCGAACTCGTTGA
- a CDS encoding serine hydrolase domain-containing protein: MNRTVRPSRWTAMAASGAVLVALAAGMAAPASAATPAAARPAAAAATAPLPALDPAALRAAIGGLPNADVTGALLRITGSAGHWSGTSGVGDLETGEGVPRDAHIRIGSISKVFTATLVLQLAAEHRIDLDTPVQQYLPGVLPAGIPPVTVGQLLDHTSGLPRGADTPDFGDGSPEWFAANRLKSFTPQRVIDLMAGQPMEFAPGTAQQYNGENYYVAGLLVEKITGHSFAHEVRSRITRPLGLHDTYVPDADDPRLPAPHSHGYLTVKAADGTTHPADVSEQSPWPWAEGGMISTPADLDHFITALFRGRLLPPAQQEKLFTVPDVPSFHSSQCRTESDAGRACMSMGIMRVKAANGVEVWGKTGSRPGYTSGVFATRDLSRKIVYSLNPTNLNGTEQRYTLQIAAASFGRLVPAGG; the protein is encoded by the coding sequence GGCCGCCTCCGGCGCCGTCCTGGTCGCCCTGGCCGCGGGCATGGCCGCCCCGGCCTCCGCCGCCACCCCGGCCGCCGCGCGCCCCGCGGCCGCTGCCGCCACCGCGCCGCTGCCCGCCCTCGACCCGGCCGCGCTGCGGGCGGCCATCGGCGGCCTGCCGAACGCGGACGTCACGGGCGCGCTGCTCCGGATCACCGGCAGCGCGGGCCACTGGTCGGGGACCTCGGGCGTGGGCGACCTGGAGACCGGTGAGGGTGTTCCGCGCGATGCGCACATCCGGATCGGCAGCATCTCCAAGGTCTTCACCGCCACCCTGGTCCTGCAGCTCGCCGCCGAGCACCGGATCGACCTGGACACGCCCGTCCAGCAGTACCTGCCGGGCGTCCTGCCCGCCGGCATCCCTCCCGTCACCGTCGGCCAGCTGCTCGACCACACCAGCGGCCTGCCGCGTGGCGCCGACACCCCGGACTTCGGCGACGGCAGCCCGGAATGGTTCGCCGCGAACCGCCTGAAGAGCTTCACCCCGCAGCGGGTGATCGACCTGATGGCGGGCCAGCCGATGGAGTTCGCGCCGGGCACCGCGCAGCAGTACAACGGGGAGAACTACTACGTCGCGGGCCTGCTGGTCGAGAAGATCACCGGCCACAGCTTCGCCCACGAGGTGCGGTCCCGCATCACCCGGCCCCTCGGCCTGCACGACACCTACGTCCCCGACGCCGACGACCCGCGCCTGCCGGCCCCGCACTCGCACGGCTATCTGACGGTCAAGGCGGCGGACGGCACCACACACCCTGCGGACGTCAGCGAGCAGAGCCCCTGGCCCTGGGCCGAGGGCGGCATGATCTCCACTCCGGCCGACCTCGACCATTTCATCACCGCGCTCTTCCGCGGCCGTCTGCTCCCGCCGGCCCAGCAGGAGAAGCTCTTCACCGTCCCCGACGTGCCGAGCTTCCACAGCAGCCAGTGCCGCACCGAGTCCGACGCGGGCCGGGCCTGCATGAGCATGGGCATCATGCGGGTCAAGGCCGCCAACGGCGTGGAGGTCTGGGGCAAGACCGGCTCCCGCCCCGGCTACACCAGCGGCGTCTTCGCCACCCGCGACCTCTCCCGCAAGATCGTCTACTCGCTCAACCCGACCAACCTGAACGGCACGGAGCAGCGGTACACCCTGCAGATAGCGGCGGCTTCCTTCGGACGCCTGGTCCCGGCCGGCGGCTGA
- a CDS encoding PucR family transcriptional regulator produces the protein MSEHAIPEHYLAGYAGTLAEVAATGRRLTREELAARRSLGEQAADAGHGLRALVVAHLAAARTAWPGVPGSTDSTLAAVQQAIDAFAEGYERAQRLAVRREEAARREFIDDLLYGRSDLGRLAERAERFGLRLSRAHAVAVAEGPVAYTEGDPVTRQVERAVLGRFDARSILLTTKNGRLLCVAPGDEDDVLTYFAKQAHAATEGGRTAVGRPQPGPGGVVQSYEEALAALEMADRLNLDEPLLRAADLLVYPVLARDRQAMADLVTHTLGPLTTARGGPQPLLDTLTAYFDSGCVATEAARRLSLSVRALTYRLERIHKLTGADPTDPAHRYMLQTAVIGARLLDWPAKSL, from the coding sequence GTGAGCGAACACGCGATACCTGAGCACTATCTGGCCGGCTATGCCGGCACCCTGGCCGAGGTCGCGGCCACCGGCCGCCGGCTGACCCGGGAGGAGCTGGCCGCGCGCCGCTCCCTCGGCGAGCAGGCGGCCGACGCCGGTCACGGGCTGCGTGCCCTGGTGGTCGCCCATCTGGCGGCCGCCCGCACCGCCTGGCCCGGCGTTCCGGGCTCGACCGACAGCACCCTGGCCGCCGTACAGCAGGCGATCGACGCCTTCGCCGAGGGCTACGAACGTGCCCAGCGGCTCGCCGTGCGCCGGGAGGAGGCCGCACGCCGGGAGTTCATCGACGACCTGCTCTACGGCCGCAGCGACCTGGGCCGCCTCGCCGAGCGCGCCGAACGCTTCGGCCTCCGGCTCTCCCGGGCGCACGCGGTCGCCGTCGCCGAGGGCCCCGTCGCCTACACCGAGGGCGACCCGGTGACCCGGCAGGTGGAACGGGCGGTCCTCGGCCGCTTCGACGCCCGCAGCATCCTGCTCACCACCAAGAACGGCCGGCTGCTGTGCGTCGCGCCCGGCGACGAGGACGACGTCCTCACGTACTTCGCCAAGCAGGCGCACGCGGCCACCGAGGGCGGCCGGACCGCCGTCGGCCGCCCGCAGCCCGGCCCCGGCGGCGTCGTGCAGTCCTACGAAGAGGCCCTCGCCGCCCTGGAGATGGCCGACCGGCTCAATCTGGACGAGCCGCTGCTGCGCGCCGCCGACCTGCTCGTCTACCCGGTCCTCGCCCGGGACCGCCAGGCGATGGCCGACCTGGTCACACACACCCTCGGCCCGCTCACCACGGCCCGCGGCGGCCCCCAGCCCCTCCTGGACACCCTCACCGCGTACTTCGACTCCGGCTGCGTGGCCACCGAGGCCGCCCGCCGCCTCTCCCTCAGCGTGCGCGCGCTGACCTACCGCCTGGAGCGCATCCACAAACTGACCGGCGCCGACCCGACGGACCCGGCGCACCGCTACATGCTGCAGACGGCGGTGATAGGAGCCCGCCTGCTGGACTGGCCGGCCAAGTCGCTGTGA